Genomic segment of Candidatus Peregrinibacteria bacterium:
ATCGAGAATTCGGTACTATTTATCAACACTGCAGATAATCCGGTAGTTGAACGTATTGCAACCCCTCGCCTCGCTCTTACTACGGCAGAATACCTGGCATTCGAAAAAAACATGCATGTACTTGTAATTTACACTGACGTAACTAACTACTGTGAAGCCCTACGTGAAATCTCAGCTGCTCGTAAAGAAGTGCCGGGTCGTGCCGGATTCCCGGGTTACATGTACACTGACCTTGCAACTCTATACGAAAGAGCCGGACGTCTACGTGGCAAGCCGGGAACTGTGACTCAGCTTCCTATCATGACTATGCCGAATGACGACAAAACTCATCCGATCATCGACTTAACCGGTTATATCACCGAAGGACAAATCGTACTTGGACGTGATCTTCACAAAAAAGGTCTTTATCCACCGGTAGCGGTCCTTCCATCTCTATCTCGTTTGATGGGTAATGGACAAGGTGACGACAAAACTCGTGAAGACCACAAGGGTGTAATCGCTCAACTCTTCGCAGCGTACGCATACGGGCTTGAAATGCGTGAACTTGCCGTGATCTTGGGTGAAAGCTCACTTTCTGATACAGACCGCTCATACCTCAAATTTGCAGATGCTTTTGAAAATTCATTTGTATCTCAAGGTGAAACAAATAGAGATATCGCTAAATCATTAGACGAAGGATGGAAGCTTCTAGCAATCCTTCCAAAATCAGAACTTAAGCGTATTAAAGACGATTTGATCGAGAAATATTTACCTAAAACTACAGCGTAATGACAATACTGGCAGGATACAGCCCAACCAAAATGGCGCTTCTCGAGCTCAAAAGCAAACACAGCCGAGCAAAGAAAGGTCACAAACTTCTAAACGACAAACAGGAAGGTTTGATGGCTGCATTTATGGAAATCATCCGCGAAGCACAAAAACTAAGAGAAGAAGCTGAAAAAAATCTCGGATCAGTATTCACATACTTACTTCTTGCTTCCGGTTCAACTGCGCATCCGGAATTTATAGAAGCAGCCTTACTCAAACCTACTATGTCAGCTGCACTAAAAGTCGAAGTAAAAAACATAATGAGTGTGAAAATCGCTGAAATGACGGCTGAATTTGCAGAAGACAAAGGTGGATATGGATTCCTTCATACAACCGGAGAACTCGACACAGGACTTGAAAAATTAAAAGAATTTATACCAACTTTAGTAAAACTGGCAGCTATAGAAAAAAAGGCTGAACGCATGGCAGATGAACTTCAAAAAACACGCCGTAGAGTAAACGCGCTTGAGCACGTAATGATCCCAAACCTACAAGATACTATGAAATTCATCCAACAAGCCCTCGATGAAAAAGGCCGAATGGAAAAAATAGTATCTATGATCGTAAAAGCAAAGACTGCCGCATAAACAAGCTTTTATAAAGCCCCTCCTATATCCCTAAAATCTACTTAAGCTCAAATGTTTGAGCTTCTATATCTCCAAAAAGTGGCTCATAAACAAAAGTTGGAGCTGATACGTCACTTCCTTCTAATACTTCGAATACAAGGTCGCAAGTAGTTGTTTCGGTAGCTAGAGCTTTGACGGTAGCTCCACAATTATGCAATCCACTATCATCTGTGATACCTACGTAATTTGTAGACTCTACCACTTCAGATCCATAACCAAGTGAGAAATTTGAACTGAGTTCAGAAAATTCTTCATCCCCCGCTTCAACGGTAATATTTACAACCACAGCCTTATTTCCATCAAAAGCAGCATCGTACTCATTTGTTGGATGAACCCAACCATCAAGTAAATAATTTGCTGTTATAGTTGAACCATTTAGTTCAAAAGTACCACCAAGATTAATTGTATTATTAGAAGCTCCTCCTCCACAACCAACTAGCAAAATGATAGAGATCGCAACTATTAACGAAGTTATTTTTTTCATGATTTTATATTTTAAATAAAAATTATTCACCTATGAATTCTACTCTCAGTAACTATCAAGTCAACCGAGGTTCGGTTGCATGAAAGCAACTTTGTTGCGGTTTAAAAACTTAAAAAAAACAATTTACAACTTATGTTCAGCCCTTAAAGCATCTATTTCATCACGCAAGTCTGCAGCTTTTTCGAACATCATATTTAGAGCGGCAATATCCATTTCATTTTCAAGATGTTCGATGTATTTACTAATTTCTTCTTTTGGTATTTTCTTCTTGTCTCGAGATGAAGTGCGAGATTTACCGGAGGCGGAGCCGCCCATAGTTATATCTTTAACGGCCTTTATAATAGTTTCCGGGGTAATGCCATGTTTTAAGTTATAAGCTGTCTGAATCACGCGGCGACGCTCAGTTTCATCAAGAGCTGACCTCATAGCTTCGGTGATTACAAGTTCTCCATCTATTTCTGAAGTATAAAGGTTTACATGTCCATTTACATTACGCGCAGCTCGTCCAATGATTTGAATAAGAGCTGAGATGGAACGTAAGAACCCTCTTTTATCTGCATCAAGCACTGCAATAAATGAAACTTCCGGAAGATCAAGCCCTTCACGAAGAAGGTTTATACCGACAAGTACATCGAACTTACCAAGTCGAAGATCTCGCAAAATCTCAATGCGCTCCATATTATCAATATCAGAATGAAGATACTGAACCTTGATTCCGGCTTCCAATAAAAACTCTGTTAATTTTTCTGAAGATTTTTTTGTAAGAGTTGTTATAAGTGTGCGCTCCCCTCTTGCAGTTGCCACCTTTATCTCCTCCATAACATCTGCAATCTGCCCGGTTGAAGACTTAACTTTAACCTCCGGATCTATAAGCCCTGTCGGTCGAACAATTTGTTCAATAATATGTTCTTTCTTGGTATGTGCGAATTCGTACTTATTTGGAGTAGCTGAAACATAAACAGTATTCTTCATATATTCTTCAAATTCTCCAAAATTAAGTGGCCTATTATCAAATGCAGAGGGTAATCTAAATCCATGCTCAACCAAAGTTTGTTTCCGTGAAAAATTCCCACCAAACATACCGCCAACCTGTGGGACTGTTATATGTGATTCATCTATAAACATAAGGAAATCTTCAGGGAAATAATCAAGAAGCGTACTGGGCCGCCTACTCACCTCCCCGTTGTGATCAAAGTAACGAATATAATTTTCTATACCGGATACATAACCTGTTTCACGCAACATATCCATGTCATATTCTGTACGAGTTCTAAGCCTCTGAGCCATGAGCTCCTTACCATTTCCTATAAGTTCATTACATCTGATTTCAAGATCCTTTTCTATCAAATGAATAGAATTATTAACTTTTTCAGGGCTTGTTACAGAATGCTTTGCGGGAAAAATGGTTACTTCTTCATATTCATTTACAAATTCACCGGTAAAACAATCTGCTTCTGTTATTCTTTCAATTTCATCACCAAAAAATTCAATTCTAAAAACGGTACCATCACTACTGGGTTGATAAATTTCAACAGTATCTCCAAGCACATGGAACATCCCCGGTTTAAAATCAGTTTGCGATCTTGTGAATTGAATATCTGTAAGATGGCGAAGCATCTTATCTCGTGGGATTATCTGCCCAACATTTAACTTCATCGCAAGAGCTTCATAATCTTCAACTGAACCGAGGCCATAAATACAAGAGACCGAGGCAATAACGATAACATCACTACGAGTCAAAAGATTCATAGTCGCCGTATGTCGATATTTATTTATCTCATCATTGATTGATGCATCTTTTGCAATATAAGTATCTGTCGCCGGCATATATGCTTCCGGCTGATAATAATCGTAATACGACACAAAATAGCTCACCGCATTATCAGGGAAAAAGTCCTGAAACTCAGAACAAAGCTGGGCTGCAAGAGTTTTATTATGTGCCAAAATCAAAGTCGGCTTCTGCAATTTTTCTATAACTTTTGCAGCGACATATGTCTTACCGGTACCGGTGGCACCAAGCAAAATCTGATCCTTCACCCCACCTTCAAGATTCTTAACCAACGACTCAATCGCAAACGGCTGGTCACCCGCCGGTTCAAATTTACTTACTAATTTAAATGGTTTAACCTTCATAATTTAAATAACAAAATATTCAAAAATACAGCTTGTGGATAATACCATAACCAAAAACGCAGGGCAACGAGTATTTAATCAAAACCCCTAAAATATTTCCTCTTCAGCAAATTTATTGTAAAGCATTGGTATTACAAAAAGTGTAAGAACTGTTGAAAATGTAAGACCGAAAATTATACTAAATCCAAGCGGCCCCCAAGTGATGTCGCTAAGTGCAAGTGGTAAGATACCTGCAACTGTCGTAATCGTTGTTAAAATTATCGGTCGGAACCTTGCAGAGGTTGCCTCTATAATTGCTTGTGTTTTTTCTATGCCATTAAGGCGATTTTCGTTTATTCGATCAATAAGTAAAATCGCATTATTTACGACTATTCCAGATAGCGCAACGATACCAACGAATGCGGTAAAACTTAAAGGTAAGCGCATAATAGCAAGCCCAGGAAGTATTCCAGTAATCGCAAGCGGCACCGTCATAAGTACGAAAATCGGCTGCCTAAATGAATTAAACTGAAGTACGAGTATTGCAGCAATTAAGAAAATTCCAATAAATAATGCTCTAAACATATCAGCAAAAGATTCTTGAATATCCTCAGTCTCTCCTCCATATGTCATGGCGTATCCCTCTTGCATGTTTAACTCATCTAAACGACTCTCAAGCTCATCAATAATAGTTTGGGCGATGACTCCTTTTTGAGTATAAGCCGTTGCCTGCACGGTACGCTTACCATCTTCATGGATTACACTTCCTTGCCCTCCCTGCACATCAAAGTCCACAAGTGATTGCAATGGAACCATACCTTTGTGAGTAGAAATCTGAAGTGATTTTAAAGCATCAATAGTTGCTGTGTGGGTTAAGTTTGGATCTACAAATTGACCATCAGTATTAAGATTCATTTTCACAAGAACGCCGATATCTTCTTTTGGAGTTTTGATCGTAGTTGCTTCAACTCCATGCAAAGCAGTTCTCAAAAACGATGCGACGTCCGAAGCAGTTAGCCCAAATTCAGCTGCGATTTCAGGCCGAAAACGAACGACAAAATTTAACTCAGTATCCTGACTTGAACTTCTTATCGAGGTAGTCCCTGGAATCGATTTAAGTATTTTTTCGGCTCCTGCAACGAGACGCTCAAGCTCTTTCATATCATCACC
This window contains:
- a CDS encoding V-type ATP synthase subunit B, producing MRKEFKTVKDIVGPLAFVELPKGEAIAYEELVEITTNDGKVRLGKVLEAREGLAIVQLFESPQGAATLDAKAKFLGTTFKFGVSEDMLGRTFNGRGIAIDGGPDIIPEKKLDINGFPMNPASREMPNDFIQTGISTIDALNTLVRGQKLPIFSGSGLPHNKLAAQIARQATVRSADGSVGGDFAIVFAAMGVPFEEAEYFIEEFKRTGAIENSVLFINTADNPVVERIATPRLALTTAEYLAFEKNMHVLVIYTDVTNYCEALREISAARKEVPGRAGFPGYMYTDLATLYERAGRLRGKPGTVTQLPIMTMPNDDKTHPIIDLTGYITEGQIVLGRDLHKKGLYPPVAVLPSLSRLMGNGQGDDKTREDHKGVIAQLFAAYAYGLEMRELAVILGESSLSDTDRSYLKFADAFENSFVSQGETNRDIAKSLDEGWKLLAILPKSELKRIKDDLIEKYLPKTTA
- a CDS encoding V-type ATP synthase subunit D, yielding MTILAGYSPTKMALLELKSKHSRAKKGHKLLNDKQEGLMAAFMEIIREAQKLREEAEKNLGSVFTYLLLASGSTAHPEFIEAALLKPTMSAALKVEVKNIMSVKIAEMTAEFAEDKGGYGFLHTTGELDTGLEKLKEFIPTLVKLAAIEKKAERMADELQKTRRRVNALEHVMIPNLQDTMKFIQQALDEKGRMEKIVSMIVKAKTAA
- the uvrB gene encoding excinuclease ABC subunit UvrB — its product is MKVKPFKLVSKFEPAGDQPFAIESLVKNLEGGVKDQILLGATGTGKTYVAAKVIEKLQKPTLILAHNKTLAAQLCSEFQDFFPDNAVSYFVSYYDYYQPEAYMPATDTYIAKDASINDEINKYRHTATMNLLTRSDVIVIASVSCIYGLGSVEDYEALAMKLNVGQIIPRDKMLRHLTDIQFTRSQTDFKPGMFHVLGDTVEIYQPSSDGTVFRIEFFGDEIERITEADCFTGEFVNEYEEVTIFPAKHSVTSPEKVNNSIHLIEKDLEIRCNELIGNGKELMAQRLRTRTEYDMDMLRETGYVSGIENYIRYFDHNGEVSRRPSTLLDYFPEDFLMFIDESHITVPQVGGMFGGNFSRKQTLVEHGFRLPSAFDNRPLNFGEFEEYMKNTVYVSATPNKYEFAHTKKEHIIEQIVRPTGLIDPEVKVKSSTGQIADVMEEIKVATARGERTLITTLTKKSSEKLTEFLLEAGIKVQYLHSDIDNMERIEILRDLRLGKFDVLVGINLLREGLDLPEVSFIAVLDADKRGFLRSISALIQIIGRAARNVNGHVNLYTSEIDGELVITEAMRSALDETERRRVIQTAYNLKHGITPETIIKAVKDITMGGSASGKSRTSSRDKKKIPKEEISKYIEHLENEMDIAALNMMFEKAADLRDEIDALRAEHKL